Sequence from the Desulfatiglans sp. genome:
GCTATCTCTTTAATAACCGGGATCATACCTCCGGGCGCCATGTGTAGAAAGGTTATATAGGAAAAGGGCTCATACATGAATTCAACAAGCCTTTTCGTCGCCTCATCTCCCTCCTTTGATCTGGTTTTCATAAGGCAGAGGCCAACTATAGCTCCATATCCCGCGGGCCTTTTTCCCTTTATTATGGTTACAACTCCGGTGTTGTTTACCAGTTCAGGGTCAAAGGCATTTCCCTTGAGGTCTGAAAAAAAATCACCTGAAAGAGAGCCTCGCGCCTCCTCGGCAAGGGCAAGGTCATCCATAATATAGGTAGAGTAAAAAAACATCGCCATTTTTCCCTGGATATAATAATCCCTCGCCCTCCATGACTGCGGACCGGGCGGATTATACCCTGAAAGCTGCCTGTAAAAATTCAGGGTTTCAAGGGTTTCAGGAGAATTGAATACCAGTTCGCCATTCTCATTGAACTGCCTTACACCGTTAGACAATGCAAGATGTGTAAAGCACTGTTCTGTGTATACCTCAGGTTTTGTGCCTGTAAGAATCCCATACTGGTTGTTTTCGGGTTTATGGAGCGTCCTTGCGGCCCTTAAGATATTATCCCATGTATCAGGAGGGCTTAGCCCCTCTTTTTCAAACCAGTCTCTCCTGTACCATATGCCCTGAACCCATCCGTGAAAGGGCAGGCCGTAATACATGCCCTTTTCAGGGGAGGAAAGCATTTTAAGCGCACCTTTGTAGAAACGTTTCTCACCAATCTGTTTTAATATTTCAGAACTGAGATGCACATCAAGTATACCCTCTTCACCAAAGGCGATAATCAGTTCACTTCCTGCCTCAATAATATGGGGAAGGGTTCCTGCTGCGGCAGCCGCAGCTATCTGAGAAGGCAGATCATTTTCATCAACAGGGATGAGATTTACAGTTATGCCAGGGTTTAATGCCTGGAATGTATCCATCAGAAGCTGAATAGTCCTGACTCGGTCAGACTGTGTCTCGGTTGTCCAGAATTCAATTGCAGCGGCTTTA
This genomic interval carries:
- a CDS encoding extracellular solute-binding protein; this translates as KAAAIEFWTTETQSDRVRTIQLLMDTFQALNPGITVNLIPVDENDLPSQIAAAAAAGTLPHIIEAGSELIIAFGEEGILDVHLSSEILKQIGEKRFYKGALKMLSSPEKGMYYGLPFHGWVQGIWYRRDWFEKEGLSPPDTWDNILRAARTLHKPENNQYGILTGTKPEVYTEQCFTHLALSNGVRQFNENGELVFNSPETLETLNFYRQLSGYNPPGPQSWRARDYYIQGKMAMFFYSTYIMDDLALAEEARGSLSGDFFSDLKGNAFDPELVNNTGVVTIIKGKRPAGYGAIVGLCLMKTRSKEGDEATKRLVEFMYEPFSYITFLHMAPGGMIPVIKEIASMPEYLNDPKGLFRKYGRKKMEEIIAGLENIESFTNIDGRPFPMAGRIYSKMIIPQMIYSVTIEGKSPEEALKLGEGEMEKVIKD